From Spirochaetota bacterium, a single genomic window includes:
- the thiL gene encoding thiamine-phosphate kinase has product MKISEIGGEFALIKRLMPEVESDPAIIRGIGDDCAVLAYTADKYLVVTTDMMVENSHFSPQWFTPFQVGKKLVEVNVSDVVAMGGVPRFAFISVALTKDTEVEYMDELYRGIHSAGGKHGVYLIGGDTTHGSQIVLNLTIIGEVEKNLLCLRSEAKAGDLICVTGTLGGNQAGLELLLAGKPGHTIEFLEPECRLASEGCVIARYANAMIDVSDGLGSEVRHICEESGVGARIDCEKIPLSSEVVEAAKAVGGDPYDFAMYGGEDFELVFTVPPGKLSRLKEEFSDISVVGAVLPKEEGIFLIKNNERMDIGRGYDHFAE; this is encoded by the coding sequence GTTCGCACTCATCAAACGGCTGATGCCCGAGGTTGAGAGCGACCCGGCCATTATCAGGGGGATCGGCGACGACTGCGCCGTGCTCGCGTACACGGCCGACAAATATCTCGTCGTGACCACCGACATGATGGTGGAGAACAGCCATTTTTCCCCGCAATGGTTCACCCCCTTTCAGGTGGGGAAGAAGCTCGTGGAGGTGAACGTCTCGGACGTCGTCGCCATGGGCGGCGTGCCGCGTTTCGCGTTCATATCCGTCGCGCTGACGAAAGACACCGAGGTGGAGTACATGGATGAACTGTATCGCGGCATTCACTCTGCGGGAGGGAAGCACGGCGTTTACCTCATCGGCGGCGATACCACGCACGGGAGCCAGATCGTGCTCAACCTCACGATCATCGGCGAGGTGGAGAAGAACCTGCTGTGCCTGCGTTCGGAGGCGAAGGCCGGCGACCTCATCTGTGTTACCGGAACCCTCGGTGGCAACCAGGCGGGTCTCGAGCTCCTGCTTGCCGGAAAGCCCGGGCATACCATCGAGTTCCTCGAACCCGAGTGCCGTCTTGCCTCGGAGGGATGCGTCATCGCGCGGTACGCGAACGCGATGATCGACGTGAGCGACGGACTGGGAAGCGAGGTTCGTCATATTTGCGAGGAGAGCGGCGTGGGCGCACGCATCGACTGTGAAAAAATACCGCTCTCGTCGGAGGTTGTCGAGGCCGCAAAGGCGGTCGGCGGGGATCCGTACGACTTCGCGATGTACGGCGGCGAGGATTTCGAGCTGGTGTTTACAGTCCCGCCTGGGAAGCTTTCGCGCCTGAAAGAGGAGTTTTCGGATATCAGTGTGGTGGGCGCGGTACTGCCCAAAGAGGAAGGGATATTTCTGATCAAAAACAACGAAAGAATGGACATCGGCAGGGGGTATGACCACTTCGCCGAATGA